One part of the Gammaproteobacteria bacterium genome encodes these proteins:
- the arfB gene encoding alternative ribosome rescue aminoacyl-tRNA hydrolase ArfB — protein MIPITPALALRDEEIELHFIRAAGPGGQNVNKVASAVLLRFDVRHSSTLTADVKARLVALAGQRMNAAGILVIRAQRHRTQDTNKKDAVRRLATLIRAALIPPKQRHKTIVPARARRRRLENKRRHGQLKTSRRSDLFD, from the coding sequence ATGATACCAATCACGCCTGCGCTGGCCTTGCGCGATGAGGAGATCGAGCTGCACTTCATCCGCGCCGCCGGACCGGGTGGCCAGAACGTCAACAAGGTGGCGAGCGCGGTACTGCTGCGCTTCGATGTGCGGCATTCGTCCACGCTTACCGCAGACGTGAAGGCGCGATTAGTCGCGTTGGCGGGCCAACGAATGAACGCCGCGGGCATTTTGGTGATACGGGCGCAACGACATCGCACCCAAGATACCAATAAAAAAGACGCCGTTCGCCGCCTCGCGACACTCATCCGTGCAGCACTCATCCCGCCCAAGCAACGGCATAAAACCATTGTGCCGGCACGAGCACGGCGGCGGCGGCTGGAAAACAAGCGCCGACATGGCCAGCTTAAAACCAGCCGGCGAAGTGATTTATTCGATTAA
- a CDS encoding cyclic nucleotide-binding domain-containing protein, producing the protein MTMAASFLPLEQAIGNLVPLRNMPATQRAQVLKSAQVVEYPKGVFIFRQGERDGYAYFLLAGTLEMYRDNQLVQEVTGGTAAAAHALAQLQPRQFSARATTPVSLLRADRALMDQTSHCLTDQGGLLEVREIDQASQDSDWMTRLLRSELFARIPAANIQRIFRQLEGIPAHAGDVILRQGEPGNHYYILREGRCMVSRTPGQKGPAVQLAELHPGDSFGEEALVANAKRNATVTMLTDGELMRLTKEDFIELIRTPLLRQIDFAEAQRKSAQGAQWLDVRNAAEFAKASLPQSFNIPLSMLRLQHQKLARNATYIVVCDDGARSAAAAFLLAERGYDVMHLRGGLNASGALKSAPQTAETAAANQGANVLSFPPPINKPPVPASQRTESELDSIMPAAAKETAAAQLDADVRVSTLHAELMEVNLRLQEALRLKDDAELARLEFEKRIAMELQAERDRLHTEEERARQALAETARLKEELEAAKHKAEAEALRLRQEEDQRLEQLRAEADRRLQEEKQKLETAYAWKEEELTRVLREKQEAETQLAEERRQLADEKLKARQRLQEARHLQEQLEELQKINAEEIATRLQQQEELESKLRDEIKMKINAERHQLETEFARNARLLEQAQLEREAAEAARQAAAEEAERIVAEYRVAHERWKTEEQARLAAERQHLESEALQLEENLAAAVNARAEAEAARLAAETHLQALRAISPNGADVTAATSAQWQSEVRKAEHSISEASKHVQVALQAEEAAAAAIEENQVELTRQEEAESALHLEIQQDIDGWLREQEDLENSDIQRMILANQRENMERIKRSAEAARKAVQEHDQQLLDDLAKRLCPVGRTPS; encoded by the coding sequence ATGACTATGGCGGCCTCTTTTCTCCCGCTGGAGCAGGCCATCGGAAATTTGGTGCCTTTGCGCAATATGCCCGCTACACAGCGGGCGCAGGTACTGAAATCCGCGCAGGTCGTAGAGTATCCCAAGGGCGTATTCATCTTCCGTCAGGGCGAGCGCGACGGTTATGCTTATTTCCTGCTCGCGGGTACTCTCGAGATGTATCGGGATAATCAATTGGTGCAGGAAGTAACGGGCGGCACGGCAGCGGCGGCTCATGCGTTGGCCCAGCTGCAACCGCGCCAGTTTTCCGCGCGCGCCACCACCCCAGTTTCCCTGCTGCGCGCCGACCGCGCCCTCATGGACCAGACCAGCCACTGCCTCACCGATCAAGGCGGTTTGCTTGAGGTCCGGGAAATCGACCAAGCCAGTCAGGACAGCGACTGGATGACCCGTCTGCTGCGTTCTGAGCTTTTTGCCCGCATCCCGGCAGCCAACATTCAGCGCATCTTCAGGCAACTTGAAGGCATCCCTGCGCACGCCGGAGACGTCATCCTTCGCCAGGGCGAGCCCGGAAATCACTATTACATCCTGCGCGAAGGCCGGTGCATGGTCAGCCGCACGCCCGGTCAGAAAGGTCCGGCGGTGCAACTGGCCGAACTGCATCCCGGCGATTCCTTTGGCGAAGAGGCGTTGGTCGCCAATGCCAAACGCAATGCGACCGTGACCATGCTTACGGACGGCGAATTGATGCGGTTGACCAAGGAAGACTTCATCGAACTGATCCGCACCCCATTGCTGCGCCAGATTGATTTCGCCGAGGCCCAGCGTAAGTCGGCCCAAGGTGCGCAATGGCTCGATGTCCGCAATGCTGCTGAATTTGCGAAGGCCTCGCTACCTCAAAGTTTCAATATCCCGTTGAGCATGCTTCGCCTCCAGCATCAGAAACTGGCACGTAATGCGACATACATTGTGGTCTGCGATGATGGTGCGCGTAGCGCGGCAGCCGCTTTTCTGCTGGCGGAGCGGGGCTACGATGTCATGCATTTGCGCGGCGGATTGAATGCGTCCGGGGCATTGAAATCAGCCCCCCAGACCGCCGAGACAGCCGCCGCCAACCAAGGTGCGAATGTCCTGTCGTTTCCACCGCCCATCAACAAACCACCGGTCCCGGCTTCTCAACGCACCGAGTCCGAACTCGACTCCATCATGCCAGCGGCCGCAAAAGAAACAGCCGCTGCGCAATTGGATGCGGATGTTCGTGTTTCGACGCTCCATGCCGAATTGATGGAGGTTAATCTGCGGCTGCAGGAGGCTCTGCGGTTGAAGGATGACGCGGAACTGGCGCGCCTAGAGTTTGAAAAACGCATCGCCATGGAATTGCAGGCCGAGCGCGATCGGTTGCACACCGAGGAAGAACGTGCCCGACAGGCGTTGGCCGAAACGGCGCGGCTGAAAGAGGAGCTCGAGGCCGCCAAACACAAGGCCGAGGCGGAAGCCCTGAGGCTGCGGCAGGAGGAGGACCAGCGGCTGGAGCAATTGCGCGCCGAGGCCGACCGCCGTTTGCAAGAGGAAAAACAGAAACTTGAAACGGCCTATGCCTGGAAGGAAGAGGAACTGACGCGGGTTCTGCGGGAAAAACAGGAAGCGGAAACCCAGCTGGCAGAGGAGCGCAGACAGTTGGCGGATGAAAAGTTGAAGGCCCGCCAGCGATTGCAGGAAGCGCGGCATTTGCAGGAACAGCTGGAAGAATTGCAAAAAATCAACGCCGAGGAAATCGCCACACGCCTCCAGCAGCAGGAAGAACTCGAATCAAAGCTGCGGGATGAAATAAAAATGAAGATCAACGCCGAGCGCCATCAGCTCGAAACAGAATTTGCGCGTAACGCCCGGCTGCTGGAACAGGCGCAACTCGAACGCGAGGCGGCGGAGGCCGCGCGTCAGGCTGCTGCCGAGGAAGCTGAACGCATAGTCGCCGAATACCGCGTTGCCCATGAACGCTGGAAAACAGAGGAGCAGGCGCGGTTGGCGGCAGAGCGTCAACACTTGGAAAGCGAAGCGCTGCAGCTCGAAGAAAACCTTGCCGCTGCAGTCAATGCGCGCGCCGAAGCGGAGGCCGCGCGTCTAGCCGCCGAGACTCATTTGCAGGCCCTCAGGGCGATTTCGCCCAATGGCGCGGATGTCACGGCTGCCACCTCCGCGCAATGGCAAAGCGAAGTCCGGAAGGCGGAGCACAGCATCAGCGAGGCCAGCAAACACGTTCAAGTCGCGCTGCAAGCGGAGGAAGCGGCGGCGGCGGCAATCGAAGAGAATCAGGTTGAATTGACGCGCCAGGAAGAGGCGGAAAGCGCATTGCATCTCGAAATCCAGCAGGACATTGACGGCTGGCTCAGGGAACAGGAGGATCTGGAAAACTCCGACATTCAGCGCATGATTCTGGCCAATCAGCGCGAAAATATGGAACGGATCAAACGCAGCGCCGAGGCAGCGCGCAAGGCTGTTCAAGAGCATGATCAGCAATTGCTTGACGATCTGGCCAAGCGTTTGTGCCCTGTCGGTCGTACTCCTTCCTAA
- a CDS encoding YdcH family protein yields MANEDIKSIQKQLMELQIEHRDLDDVVRRLSQDPMVDQLHLTRLKKRKLYLKDMIQRLKSRLIPDLDA; encoded by the coding sequence ATGGCCAATGAAGATATAAAATCGATACAAAAACAACTCATGGAACTGCAGATCGAACATCGCGACCTGGATGACGTGGTGCGCCGCCTGTCACAGGATCCCATGGTCGATCAACTCCACCTGACCCGCCTCAAAAAACGCAAGCTGTACCTCAAGGACATGATCCAGCGCCTCAAGAGCCGGCTCATTCCCGATCTGGACGCCTGA
- a CDS encoding cyclic nucleotide-binding domain-containing protein, whose protein sequence is MADPQQNFIDSLRMLVPINGLPSQYQDQLFKEAQVIKLKKKEIVFAQGSRDDFSYYLLEGTIEMYANDQFIKQVEGGTGAAFHPLAQLQPRQMTAKAKTPVTVLRVNRMLMDRLLSLGHDTPAASGGIEAAEISGESGSDDWMTILLQSELFMRIPPSNIQRLLATMQPVEFKAGDIVVKQDDPGDYYYVIKSGRCEVCRKTSKGTSEIRLAELGTGVSFGEEALVSGSKRNATVRMLTDGELGRLTKDDFIELIKKPLLKTMTFEQARAQVKEGGGIWLDVRFPEEYQQGHLADSMNIPLNVLRTQADKLDSSKSYVAYCDTGSRSCVAAFLLTQRGLDASYLESGCLRHINPLPVKPTAAASNKPAPAAVPGKPATTASVKSATSPAKATPKVEPPAVPVTPAVVRQAAASVDAEVRASALRTEVAKADLQLEEAERLKAEANRQAAEPAAQAKLRAERDRIEAEAKRAAEIMAEAKRLKEQLENEKRQAEAEAERLRQEHESKLQKLKAAAEDRLKAEEARLQEMYRAKAEEIEALQKQKNQAESQLDADRKKLAEETTEARKTLAAVKKQLEAQQEQERKLRETSQSQLAEERRKLEAEFARNNAMLELIKQEKKAAEAARHAASEEAEAIIAEHKSKFEQMRAQEEARMAAERRALEAERERLLRAAEATAQARTEAEKSQHEAEKRVAQLREQRAHTDEPMTVAAAKHLRAEIEKHEARAAAAGERLRVAIINEETLQAEKLENERNFLLHSTMNKAVLEQLERELQEWSDEQDRQESSTVGRDTLARMQQQVARINEKAQKAKKESESHDENLLNELASVIGDNDD, encoded by the coding sequence GTGGCCGATCCCCAGCAAAATTTCATAGACTCTCTGCGGATGCTGGTGCCCATCAATGGACTGCCATCACAGTATCAGGATCAACTGTTCAAAGAAGCGCAGGTCATCAAGCTGAAAAAGAAGGAGATCGTTTTTGCACAAGGTAGCCGTGATGATTTTTCTTATTATTTGCTTGAGGGCACCATTGAGATGTACGCCAACGATCAGTTCATCAAACAAGTTGAGGGCGGTACCGGCGCGGCCTTTCATCCTCTGGCGCAATTGCAACCCCGGCAGATGACCGCCAAGGCCAAGACGCCAGTAACGGTATTGCGCGTCAATCGAATGCTGATGGATCGACTGCTCAGCCTGGGTCATGACACACCGGCCGCGTCAGGAGGGATCGAGGCCGCCGAGATCAGCGGGGAGAGCGGCAGCGACGATTGGATGACCATCCTCCTGCAGTCCGAACTGTTTATGCGCATTCCACCGTCCAATATCCAAAGGCTGCTTGCCACCATGCAGCCGGTTGAATTCAAGGCTGGCGATATCGTCGTCAAGCAGGACGACCCGGGCGATTATTACTACGTCATCAAGTCGGGACGCTGCGAGGTCTGCCGCAAAACCAGCAAGGGTACCTCTGAAATCCGTCTGGCCGAACTCGGCACGGGCGTTAGTTTTGGCGAGGAGGCCCTGGTCTCGGGCTCCAAACGCAATGCGACGGTGCGCATGCTGACGGACGGTGAACTGGGAAGGTTGACCAAGGACGACTTCATCGAACTCATCAAGAAGCCGCTGCTCAAAACGATGACCTTCGAGCAGGCCCGGGCCCAAGTCAAGGAAGGCGGCGGCATATGGCTGGACGTGCGCTTCCCCGAAGAATATCAGCAGGGTCATCTCGCCGACAGCATGAACATCCCGCTGAACGTCCTGCGCACTCAAGCCGACAAACTCGACAGCAGCAAATCCTACGTTGCCTATTGCGATACCGGCAGCCGCAGTTGTGTGGCGGCCTTTTTGCTCACGCAACGCGGCCTAGATGCCTCATATTTGGAAAGCGGCTGCCTGCGCCATATAAACCCCTTGCCGGTCAAACCTACGGCCGCCGCTTCAAACAAACCCGCGCCTGCAGCCGTGCCGGGAAAACCTGCGACAACCGCCTCAGTCAAATCCGCCACATCACCAGCCAAGGCCACACCGAAAGTAGAGCCGCCAGCAGTGCCCGTGACACCAGCAGTCGTGCGCCAAGCAGCGGCTTCCGTGGATGCCGAGGTACGCGCCTCCGCGCTGCGCACGGAGGTGGCCAAGGCCGATCTGCAGCTGGAAGAGGCGGAACGATTGAAAGCCGAGGCGAATCGCCAGGCGGCGGAACCCGCCGCGCAAGCGAAGCTCCGCGCCGAGCGGGATCGTATCGAAGCCGAGGCGAAGCGGGCGGCGGAAATCATGGCGGAGGCGAAGCGCCTCAAGGAGCAACTGGAAAATGAGAAGCGACAGGCCGAGGCCGAGGCCGAGCGGCTGCGCCAGGAGCATGAATCCAAGCTGCAGAAATTGAAGGCGGCCGCCGAAGATCGCCTCAAGGCCGAAGAGGCCAGGCTGCAGGAGATGTACCGGGCCAAGGCCGAGGAAATTGAGGCCCTGCAAAAACAAAAAAACCAGGCCGAGTCTCAGTTGGACGCCGACCGCAAAAAACTCGCGGAGGAAACCACCGAAGCACGCAAGACACTCGCGGCGGTAAAAAAGCAACTGGAGGCACAGCAAGAACAGGAGCGCAAGCTGCGCGAGACATCGCAGTCCCAACTGGCCGAGGAACGGCGCAAATTGGAGGCGGAATTTGCGCGCAATAATGCCATGCTGGAATTGATCAAGCAGGAAAAGAAGGCGGCCGAGGCGGCACGCCATGCGGCGTCCGAAGAGGCCGAGGCCATCATTGCCGAACACAAGTCAAAGTTCGAACAGATGCGTGCACAAGAGGAGGCCCGCATGGCTGCCGAACGCCGCGCCCTGGAAGCTGAGCGCGAACGGCTGCTGCGGGCCGCCGAGGCAACCGCCCAGGCGCGCACGGAGGCGGAAAAATCGCAGCACGAGGCCGAGAAACGCGTTGCGCAATTGAGAGAACAGCGCGCCCATACCGATGAGCCGATGACCGTCGCGGCGGCGAAACACTTGCGCGCGGAGATTGAGAAACATGAGGCCAGGGCAGCGGCGGCCGGCGAACGGCTGCGCGTGGCCATCATCAACGAAGAAACCCTGCAGGCCGAGAAGTTGGAAAATGAGAGAAATTTTTTGCTCCACTCGACAATGAACAAGGCGGTTCTCGAACAGCTCGAACGCGAACTTCAGGAGTGGTCCGACGAACAGGATCGACAGGAGTCCTCCACCGTCGGCCGCGACACGCTCGCCCGCATGCAACAGCAGGTCGCCCGCATCAATGAAAAGGCGCAGAAAGCCAAGAAAGAATCCGAGTCACATGACGAGAATTTGTTAAATGAGCTTGCTTCGGTCATTGGCGACAACGACGACTGA
- a CDS encoding Rap1a/Tai family immunity protein, which translates to MLAQEPPKEEDVLSGQELLEACENTHDENQLCMTFVVGLVATVDGMQEQNPGEKLFCIDPQRVAPEDVRDKIVQWLKRNQPRLHEAAYILASEALNKSYPCQPSA; encoded by the coding sequence GTGTTGGCCCAGGAGCCACCGAAAGAGGAGGACGTGCTGAGCGGCCAGGAATTGCTAGAGGCCTGCGAAAATACCCACGATGAAAATCAACTTTGCATGACCTTTGTCGTCGGTTTGGTCGCGACAGTGGATGGTATGCAGGAACAGAATCCAGGTGAGAAACTGTTTTGCATTGATCCGCAACGCGTGGCGCCTGAAGACGTGCGGGACAAGATCGTGCAGTGGCTGAAAAGAAATCAGCCGCGCCTGCACGAGGCGGCATATATATTGGCCAGCGAGGCCCTGAACAAATCCTATCCCTGCCAGCCCTCCGCCTGA
- a CDS encoding magnesium transporter, whose amino-acid sequence MIESTTPAASTAVDQTTVRKLVTAVQRRAPLDAVDLLARESDEMIAEVLGYLHPPLALKILMRFPDVRRAAIVPEVNTQFGTQLSLNQKYPEESVGRLMEPAGAVFGMGVSVRKAIEKIREVAKESLLTYAYVIDDERRLQGVIVMRDLLLAEEDTLLIDIMVENPFFFHPETTISEAMRAVVHRHYPVYPVCDANRCLLGLVQGYMLFEEQAFEMSAQAGRMVGVDKEEHLSTAWPISLKFRQPWLQINLLTAFIAAAVVGQFEDTISQVVVLAVFLPVLAGQSGNTGCQALAITLRGLTLGEFENILQRQIIVKEALLGLLNGLLVGVVAAAAMYFYANHSHAQSPLMLALVVLLAMIGACVAACVTGVLIPLTLKRLGADPVTSSSIFLTTATDVTSMGLFLWLAKSLVL is encoded by the coding sequence ATGATCGAATCCACCACTCCGGCCGCTTCAACGGCGGTTGATCAAACCACCGTCCGCAAACTGGTCACCGCCGTGCAACGGCGCGCGCCCCTGGATGCCGTTGATCTGCTAGCCCGCGAAAGCGATGAAATGATTGCCGAGGTGTTGGGATATCTGCACCCGCCCCTGGCGCTGAAGATTCTAATGCGTTTCCCGGATGTGCGCCGCGCAGCCATTGTTCCGGAGGTTAATACTCAATTCGGGACTCAGCTGTCGCTGAATCAGAAATATCCCGAGGAAAGCGTGGGCCGGCTGATGGAACCGGCAGGAGCGGTTTTCGGCATGGGCGTGAGCGTGCGCAAGGCCATCGAGAAGATCCGCGAAGTGGCCAAGGAATCACTGCTGACCTATGCCTATGTCATTGATGATGAGCGACGGTTGCAAGGCGTCATTGTCATGCGCGACCTGCTGCTGGCTGAGGAAGATACGTTGCTCATTGACATCATGGTGGAAAATCCATTTTTCTTTCATCCGGAGACCACGATTAGCGAGGCCATGCGCGCGGTGGTGCACCGGCATTACCCGGTCTATCCGGTGTGTGATGCCAACAGGTGTTTGCTGGGCCTGGTGCAGGGCTACATGCTGTTCGAGGAGCAGGCCTTCGAGATGAGTGCCCAGGCCGGTCGTATGGTCGGCGTCGATAAAGAAGAACATCTCTCCACCGCCTGGCCTATATCGCTCAAGTTCCGCCAGCCGTGGTTGCAAATTAATTTGTTAACCGCGTTCATCGCCGCGGCGGTCGTTGGCCAGTTCGAAGACACTATTTCGCAGGTGGTGGTCCTGGCGGTATTTCTGCCGGTGCTCGCGGGGCAGTCCGGCAACACCGGCTGCCAGGCTCTGGCGATCACCTTGCGTGGCCTGACATTGGGTGAGTTCGAGAACATCCTGCAACGTCAAATTATAGTGAAAGAGGCGCTGCTTGGATTATTGAACGGTCTGTTGGTCGGCGTGGTGGCCGCGGCGGCAATGTATTTCTACGCCAACCACAGCCACGCACAAAGCCCGCTTATGCTGGCGCTGGTGGTGCTGCTGGCAATGATCGGCGCCTGCGTCGCCGCCTGCGTCACCGGGGTGCTGATTCCGTTGACGTTGAAACGTCTCGGTGCCGATCCGGTGACCTCCTCCAGTATTTTTCTTACCACTGCGACTGACGTCACCAGCATGGGCCTGTTTCTGTGGCTGGCCAAGTCATTGGTTCTCTAA